The following are encoded together in the Strongyloides ratti genome assembly S_ratti_ED321, chromosome : 2 genome:
- a CDS encoding Tyrosine-protein kinase Fps85D, whose protein sequence is MSDETAAGVKDLLKKSYYHGYLPREDISRMLRNVGDFLVRLSIPVPGREKAYILSVVQKEKKNNKETKSMKHYIISKSANGKYMVSKAAFNSIVELVDHYHLQKNEISCGSNIMLLYPVGRKSWELDHNQVETTKKLGEGAFAEVWLCKFTDQVTKKEVPAAVKLAKLEKLTKAQIKEIMLEARLMRKFNHINVIKLHGVAAGQEPLMLVMEIATNGALDKYLQKNKIDKDKKMSFCCGAAYGIEYLHSMKIIHRDIAARNCLLSADEVVKISDFGMSIEGTEYKIDLKTKAPIKYLAPETIQKKMYYTKSDVFAYGIMFWEIFNDGAEPYPNLNNLDVVIKVVKHNYRMKLPDEVPEKVRNFVINKCWHANPDERPSFTEVIAFLEKETGITRTSKQISAPQDEEVENNSKLMQLDKPTEPRSKYGGDEN, encoded by the coding sequence ATGAGTGACGAGACAGCTGCTGGAGTTAAagatcttttaaaaaaatcatattatCATGGATATCTTCCAAGAGAAGATATTAGTAGGATGTTAAGAAATGTTGGAGATTTTTTAGTTAGACTTTCTATACCAGTTCCTGGTCGTGAGAAAGCTTATATATTAAGTGTTGTTCagaaggaaaaaaaaaataacaaagaGACAAAATCAATgaaacattatattatttcaaaatcaGCCAATGGAAAATATATGGTTTCGAAGGCAGCTTTTAATTCAATTGTTGAATTGGTTGATCATTATCATCttcaaaaaaatgaaatatcaTGTGGAAGtaatataatgttattatatCCTGTTGGTAGAAAATCTTGGGAACTTGATCATAATCAAGTTGAGACAACTAAAAAATTAGGTGAAGGTGCATTTGCTGAGGTATGGTTATGCAAATTTACAGATCAAGTtacaaaaaaagaagttCCTGCAGCTGTTAAATTAgctaaattagaaaaattaacaaaagcTCAAATTAAAGAGATAATGTTAGAAGCAAGGTTAATGAGaaaatttaatcatattaatgttataaaattacatGGTGTTGCAGCAGGACAAGAACCATTAATGTTAGTTATGGAAATAGCAACTAATGGAGCATTAGATAAAtatcttcaaaaaaataaaattgataaagataaaaagatGTCTTTTTGTTGTGGTGCAGCTTATGGTATTGAGTATCTTCATTcaatgaaaataattcataGAGATATTGCTGCAAGAAATTGTCTTTTAAGTGCAGATGAAGTTGTTAAAATTTCTGATTTTGGAATGAGTATAGAAGGAACtgaatataaaatagatCTTAAAACTAAAGCTCCTATTAAATATCTTGCTCCAGAAACAATACAAAAAAAGATGTATTATACGAAATCTGATGTATTTGCATATGGAATAATGTTTTgggaaatttttaatgatggTGCAGAACCATAtccaaatttaaataatcttgATGTTGTTATAAAAGTAGTTAAACATAATTATCGTATGAAACTTCCAGATGAGGTACCAGAAAAAGTTagaaattttgttattaataaatgttggCATGCAAACCCAGATGAAAGACCATCTTTTACAGAAGTAATTGCTTTTCTAGAAAAAGAAACTGGTATAACTAGAACTTCTAAACAAATTTCAGCACCACAAGATGAAGAAGTAGAAAATAATTCTAAGTTGATGCAACTTGATAAACCAACAGAACCAAGAAGTAAATATGGTGGTGATGAAAATTAA
- a CDS encoding WASp: MQREKKENLIKSNNVKRRIENIGSRLLTKKENEELLNLLDTDQYAICSGVAHVLKTNKHFSPGWEMIGRGVIVYIKDYHKKLYILKLYCLPTKRCIWEHILYTDFMPVFGFERIDTLEYTCDGEIFCIHFSHHAEAQLFYTLFKKKFEKDGNCELIKDNLSQLLSGQLNKPIINSLSQCNLEKVYSNKDISKIIINEKKSKKKFKKSDISSPTNFSHLVHIGWSKNEEISNNINNNNYIEKDISQSVKDLLKAAGYDYKRMKEKDLQFAKIFVEDYEKKEKLNKVGLINDEDAISTRPLISNDKFENINFEMVSPISIKHQQNIVEKLPPTPPPLPLSMIKNEVNSNTKNINKLNKSLKNENNCNDLMSQIKQGKTLNHVDREVKSRYLKNENHVVEFNNSLTAALRNIMNERRQKLSEEDNSSSTSSSTGDWD, translated from the exons atgcaacgtgaaaaaaaagaaaatttaataaaaagtaataatgtTAAACGAAGAATTGAAAATATTGGATCAAGGTTAttgacaaaaaaagaaaatgaagaaTTGTTAAATCTTCTAGATACTGATCAGTATGCTATATGTTCAGGAGTTGCTCATGTTCTGAAaacaaataaacatttttctcCAGGTTGGGAAATGATTGGACGTGGTgttattgtatatataaaagattatcataaaaaattatatattttaaaattatattgtttaCCAACTAAAAGATGTATATGGGAACATATATT atatacTGATTTTATGCCAGTTTTTGGATTTGAAAGAATAGATACTTTAGAATATACATGTGATGgagaaatattttgtattcaTTTTTCTCATCATGCTGAAgcacaattattttatacactttttaaaaaaaaatttgaaaaagatGGTAATTGTGAAttgataaaagataatttaagCCAACTATTGTCAGGACAATTAAATAAACCAATTATTAATTCTTTATCACAATGTAACTTAGAAAAAGTATATAGtaataaagatatttcaaaaataattataaatgaaaaaaagagtaaaaaaaaatttaaaaaaagtgataTATCATCTCCAACTAATTTTTCACATCTTGTTCACATTGGTTGGagtaaaaatgaagaaatatcaaataatattaataataataattatatagaaaaagatATAAGTCAATCtgtaaaagatttattaaaagctGCTGGCtatgattataaaagaatGAAAGAGAAAGATTTACAATTTgctaaaatttttgttgaagattatgaaaaaaaagaaaaattaaataaagttgGATTGATAAATGATGAAGATGCAATATCAACAAGACCATTGATatctaatgataaatttgaaaatattaattttgaaatgGTTTCTCCAATTTCTATAAAACATCAACAAAATATTGTTGAGAAACTTCCACCAACACCGCCACCATTACCATTatcaatgataaaaaatgaGGTAAATAgtaatactaaaaatataaataaattaaataaatcacTTAAAAATGAGAATAATTGTAATGATTTAATGTCACAAATAAAACAAGGTAAAACATTAAATCATGTGGATCGAGAAGTAAAATCTCGTTATTTAAAGAATGAAAATCATGTAGTTGAATTTAATAATAGTCTTACAGCAGCACTACGAAATATAATGAATGAAAGAAGGCAAAAATTATCAGAAGAAGATAACTCATCTTCTACATCATCATCAACAGGAGATTGggattaa